In a single window of the Pseudoxanthomonas sp. F37 genome:
- a CDS encoding tryptophan halogenase family protein codes for MTATGNPIGSIVVVGGGSAGWMAATALATYLGRQASIRLVESEEIGIVGVGEASVPYMKQFNAGLLGIDEFDFVARTQGTFKLGIQFNDWGQIGDSYVHGFGRIGQGIGPLPFHQFWLKLFHAGRARPIGEYSLPTLAAPLGKFMSSPGNVPPDSPLADIAYAYHFDAGLYAGYLRELAERRGVQRIEGKITHALQRGEDGFIEAVVLESGEQVAGDLFIDCSGFRGLLIEQTLQTGYIDWTHWLPCNRAMAVPCATAGPPTPYTRSTARAAGWQWRIPLQSRIGNGYVYSSEHISDDEAAATLLANLDGRALADPRPLRFTTGMRRKLWNRNVVALGLASGFMEPLESTSIYLVQSGIQRLLGLFPDRGFDPLLERQFNEESAFEYESTRDFLILHYCATRRNDSAFWDYCRTMSIPDTLQRKIDMFRNGGRYFRTGDEFFALPSWVQVMLGQGIVPAGYHPIVDDMPEQALVEHVARVQRSIADSVAAMPRHQDFIDRHCRAPVA; via the coding sequence ATGACTGCTACCGGCAACCCCATCGGATCCATCGTCGTCGTGGGCGGCGGCAGCGCGGGCTGGATGGCGGCGACCGCGCTGGCCACCTACCTGGGCAGGCAGGCATCGATCCGCCTGGTCGAATCCGAGGAGATCGGGATCGTCGGCGTGGGCGAGGCCAGCGTCCCCTACATGAAGCAGTTCAACGCCGGCCTGCTGGGCATCGACGAGTTCGATTTCGTCGCCCGCACCCAGGGCACCTTCAAGCTCGGCATCCAGTTCAACGACTGGGGCCAGATCGGCGATTCCTACGTCCACGGCTTCGGCAGGATCGGCCAGGGCATCGGGCCGCTGCCTTTCCACCAGTTCTGGCTCAAGCTCTTCCACGCCGGCCGCGCACGGCCCATCGGCGAGTACTCGCTGCCCACCCTGGCCGCGCCGCTGGGGAAGTTCATGTCCAGCCCGGGCAATGTCCCGCCGGATTCGCCGCTGGCGGACATCGCCTATGCCTATCACTTCGACGCGGGGCTGTACGCGGGCTACCTGCGCGAGCTGGCCGAGCGGCGGGGCGTGCAGCGCATCGAAGGCAAGATCACCCATGCCCTGCAGCGCGGCGAAGACGGCTTCATCGAAGCCGTGGTGCTGGAGAGCGGGGAACAGGTCGCCGGCGACCTGTTCATCGACTGCTCCGGTTTCCGTGGCCTGTTGATCGAACAGACGCTGCAGACCGGTTACATCGACTGGACGCACTGGTTGCCCTGCAACCGGGCCATGGCGGTGCCGTGCGCCACGGCCGGCCCGCCGACACCGTACACCCGCTCCACCGCCCGCGCAGCGGGATGGCAATGGCGCATTCCCCTGCAGAGCCGGATCGGCAACGGCTACGTGTACTCCAGCGAGCACATCAGCGATGACGAAGCCGCCGCCACGCTGCTGGCCAACCTCGACGGACGTGCGCTCGCCGATCCGCGCCCGCTGCGCTTCACCACCGGCATGCGCAGGAAGCTGTGGAACAGGAACGTCGTCGCCCTGGGCCTGGCCAGCGGTTTCATGGAGCCGCTGGAATCGACCAGCATCTACCTGGTCCAATCCGGCATCCAGCGGCTGCTGGGCCTGTTCCCCGACCGTGGTTTCGACCCCTTGCTCGAGCGGCAGTTCAACGAGGAATCCGCGTTCGAATACGAAAGCACGCGCGACTTCCTGATCCTGCACTACTGCGCCACCCGGCGGAACGACAGCGCGTTCTGGGACTACTGCCGGACCATGTCGATCCCCGACACCCTGCAGCGGAAGATCGACATGTTCCGCAACGGGGGGCGGTATTTCCGCACCGGCGACGAGTTCTTCGCACTGCCGAGCTGGGTGCAGGTGATGCTGGGGCAGGGCATCGTCCCGGCCGGCTACCATCCCATCGTCGACGACATGCCCGAACAGGCCCTGGTCGAACATGTCGCGCGCGTGCAGCGATCGATCGCGGACAGCGTGGCGGCCATGCCCCGGCATCAGGATTTCATAGACCGCCACTGCCGGGCGCCGGTGGCGTGA